A genomic stretch from Shewanella sediminis HAW-EB3 includes:
- a CDS encoding M13 family metallopeptidase: MKKVLVGGLCASLIVGLSACNNKAAEVKAPEITKTETAAAVSKALGSGIDFANFDKSVRPQDDFYNYVNGTWIKNTEIPSDRTSAGAFYDLREKSRDDVKAIIEEVAATPNLAAGSDEQKVADLYRSFMDIDTLNKLGTAPIQGELDKIAALKSKDELVKYFAHSQLIGAGTPLAFYIDVDAKDSSRYATHIWQYGLSLPEKDYYFNEGERFVNIRKAYIEHIEKMFTLAGLANPKASAEKVLALETAIASRHWDVVETRDSTKTYNLMQVKDLPTLAPDIDWTGFLTTLGVEKQSDIIINQPSFIEGFNEVLKANELTTWQTYMQWQLLTSFAGQLTADLDRENFEFFSKTLNGQAEQQPRWKRGVSTVNSVLGEVVGKVYVKRHFTPEAKERMQVLVENLRGAYGDSIDNLDWMGADTKVAAKDKLAKFDPKIGYPDRWEDYDKLTIKADELVGNGIRASLLGHDKELEKLAGPIRKWEWHMTPQTVNAYYNPTMNEIVFPAAILQAPFFNMEADDAVNYGGIGAVIGHEMGHGFDDQGAKFDGEGNMRDWWTEQDLSAFAAKGSALVTQYNGYAVFDDLNVNGELTLGENIGDLSGVTIAYKAYKKSLSGKEAPVIDGLTGDERFFIGFTQIWRAKIKEESMRNRVATDPHSPAKFRSLGALSNMPQFYTTFDVKEGDAMYLAPEKRVKIW; encoded by the coding sequence ATGAAGAAAGTACTCGTTGGGGGACTCTGTGCCTCACTGATTGTAGGTCTTAGTGCCTGCAATAATAAAGCAGCCGAAGTTAAAGCACCTGAAATCACTAAAACAGAGACTGCTGCAGCGGTATCAAAGGCGCTGGGTTCAGGTATCGATTTTGCTAATTTTGATAAGTCAGTTCGTCCGCAAGACGACTTTTACAACTACGTAAATGGCACCTGGATTAAGAATACCGAGATCCCGAGCGACAGAACCAGCGCGGGTGCATTCTATGATCTTCGTGAAAAATCCCGTGATGATGTAAAAGCCATTATCGAAGAGGTAGCCGCCACCCCTAATCTAGCAGCGGGTAGTGACGAGCAAAAAGTTGCCGACCTTTATCGCTCATTTATGGATATCGACACGCTTAATAAGCTAGGGACTGCGCCAATTCAGGGCGAATTAGACAAGATTGCCGCACTAAAATCGAAAGATGAACTGGTCAAATATTTTGCTCATAGTCAGCTAATTGGTGCTGGTACGCCACTCGCTTTCTATATCGATGTTGATGCAAAAGATTCAAGCCGCTACGCCACACACATCTGGCAGTATGGCCTAAGCCTTCCGGAGAAAGATTACTATTTCAATGAAGGTGAGCGTTTCGTCAATATTCGTAAGGCTTACATCGAGCACATCGAAAAGATGTTCACGTTAGCAGGTCTTGCTAACCCAAAAGCCAGTGCTGAGAAGGTGTTAGCCCTCGAAACTGCAATAGCCAGCAGACATTGGGATGTCGTTGAGACCCGAGATAGCACAAAAACGTACAACCTGATGCAAGTTAAAGATCTCCCGACTCTGGCACCAGACATCGATTGGACTGGATTCTTGACGACTTTAGGTGTCGAGAAGCAATCTGATATCATCATCAATCAGCCAAGTTTCATCGAAGGCTTCAATGAAGTGCTTAAGGCGAACGAGCTAACCACATGGCAAACCTACATGCAGTGGCAGCTGCTCACGAGTTTTGCAGGCCAGTTAACCGCCGATCTTGATAGAGAAAACTTTGAGTTTTTCTCCAAAACATTAAATGGTCAAGCCGAGCAGCAGCCTCGCTGGAAACGCGGCGTGAGCACGGTTAACTCTGTGCTTGGCGAAGTCGTGGGTAAAGTCTACGTTAAGCGTCATTTCACGCCTGAGGCCAAAGAGCGTATGCAGGTTCTGGTTGAAAATCTACGTGGTGCTTACGGCGACAGCATAGACAACCTGGATTGGATGGGCGCCGACACTAAAGTAGCAGCAAAAGATAAGCTGGCTAAATTCGATCCTAAGATTGGTTACCCGGATAGATGGGAAGATTACGATAAGCTGACGATCAAAGCTGACGAGCTCGTCGGCAACGGTATTCGTGCGAGTCTACTCGGTCATGACAAAGAGTTGGAAAAACTTGCCGGCCCAATCCGTAAATGGGAATGGCATATGACCCCACAAACGGTCAACGCCTATTACAACCCAACCATGAATGAGATCGTATTCCCGGCAGCAATCCTTCAAGCTCCATTCTTTAATATGGAAGCCGATGATGCCGTAAACTATGGTGGTATTGGTGCCGTTATTGGTCATGAAATGGGCCATGGTTTCGATGATCAGGGGGCTAAGTTTGATGGTGAAGGCAACATGCGTGACTGGTGGACAGAACAAGATCTGTCAGCATTTGCCGCGAAAGGGAGCGCCTTAGTCACACAATATAATGGTTATGCCGTATTTGACGATCTCAACGTTAATGGTGAGCTGACCCTTGGTGAGAACATCGGTGACCTTTCTGGTGTGACCATAGCGTATAAAGCCTATAAAAAGTCACTTAGCGGAAAAGAGGCCCCTGTTATCGACGGTTTAACCGGCGATGAGCGCTTCTTCATCGGATTTACTCAAATCTGGCGCGCGAAGATTAAAGAGGAATCTATGCGTAACCGTGTAGCAACCGATCCGCATTCTCCGGCTAAGTTCCGCTCATTGGGTGCCCTGTCTAACATGCCTCAGTTCTATACCACTTTCGACGTGAAAGAGGGCGATGCCATGTATCTCGCCCCCGAAAAGCGTGTAAAGATCTGGTAA
- a CDS encoding GTP pyrophosphokinase: protein MNRLFRTFFIFLLLLSTRTGFAATYELQNNVKEKSDNYAVRQSLTKNLTGLTSISSLQYQIPRQTSSDLDSLYSQAQTAQDELNHIMNTIAGNSHSSPLLPPIKSYARAQEKVTAKFNGDASQLTDLARATLVSNNIHDLMQAYESLSTQTQVVQVKNRFASPKESGYRDLNVLIRLPNSQMIAEVQLHLDEIAKIKSGAEHLVYEEAQAIQAVAKNENRQLNEIETARITRLRQASHKQYHKAWLQYKRIDEAGIITAAVA, encoded by the coding sequence ATGAACAGATTGTTTCGTACATTTTTTATCTTCCTACTTCTTCTATCCACCCGGACAGGGTTTGCGGCAACTTACGAACTTCAAAACAACGTCAAAGAGAAAAGTGATAACTATGCCGTCAGGCAGTCACTGACCAAAAACCTAACCGGCCTGACATCTATATCCAGCCTCCAATACCAGATCCCCAGACAAACCAGCAGCGATTTAGACTCTCTATATTCTCAGGCGCAAACCGCGCAAGATGAGCTAAACCACATAATGAATACCATCGCCGGTAATTCTCATAGCTCACCTCTACTCCCTCCCATTAAGAGTTATGCGAGGGCGCAGGAGAAAGTGACGGCTAAGTTTAATGGTGACGCGAGTCAATTAACCGACCTGGCAAGAGCCACACTGGTTAGCAACAATATTCATGATCTTATGCAAGCGTATGAGTCATTGAGCACTCAAACACAGGTCGTTCAGGTAAAAAACCGTTTCGCCTCACCTAAAGAGTCAGGCTATCGCGATCTCAATGTACTTATCAGGCTCCCAAATTCACAGATGATAGCCGAGGTGCAACTGCACTTAGACGAGATAGCAAAGATCAAGAGTGGTGCTGAACACCTGGTTTATGAAGAGGCGCAAGCGATACAAGCCGTTGCTAAAAATGAAAACAGACAGCTCAATGAGATAGAAACAGCGCGAATAACACGTCTGCGCCAGGCATCACATAAGCAATACCATAAAGCCTGGCTCCAATATAAGCGTATCGATGAGGCCGGTATCATTACCGCTGCCGTCGCCTAG
- a CDS encoding SMI1/KNR4 family protein, with translation MHDIIEQLQELSETVPIPLELPTFEQIVVVEEEILMPLPSELKEYLLYASDVIYGTIEPVTASDPYSHTYLSEVTAYAWSIGMSREYVAICQQGNSFYCIDQEGQVMLWSEDGLESETWESFWQWAEEVWMQS, from the coding sequence ATGCACGACATCATTGAGCAACTACAGGAACTGAGCGAAACAGTTCCTATCCCTTTAGAACTCCCGACCTTTGAACAAATCGTGGTCGTTGAAGAGGAGATCCTCATGCCTCTGCCTTCAGAGCTAAAGGAATACCTTCTTTACGCCAGTGATGTCATCTATGGAACCATCGAGCCTGTAACGGCCAGCGACCCATATTCGCACACCTACCTGTCTGAAGTGACCGCCTATGCCTGGTCTATTGGTATGTCACGTGAATACGTGGCCATATGCCAACAGGGCAATAGTTTCTACTGCATCGATCAGGAAGGTCAGGTCATGCTCTGGAGCGAAGATGGGCTCGAAAGCGAAACCTGGGAATCGTTCTGGCAATGGGCCGAAGAGGTCTGGATGCAAAGTTAA